Proteins found in one Salvelinus sp. IW2-2015 unplaced genomic scaffold, ASM291031v2 Un_scaffold3599, whole genome shotgun sequence genomic segment:
- the LOC112076152 gene encoding integrin alpha-V-like — translation MIARIWMASQNGWSSPTSVWKPARYGPEGEHILACAPLYQWSTYSFSEREPVGTCFLKKGRDVVEYSPCRSNANSPEGQGFCQAGFSIDFVKNNRVVVGGPGSFYWQGK, via the exons ATGATCGCGAGAATATGGATGGCGTCCCAGAATGGATGGTCAAGTCCAACCAGTGTTTGGAAGCCCGCACGGTACGGTCCAGAGggtgaacacatcctg GCCTGTGCACCTCTCTACCAGTGGAGCACGTACAGTTTCTCCGAGCGAGAGCCTGTTGGAACGTGTTTCTTGAAGAAAGGACGAGACGTGGTGGAATACTCTCCTTGTCGATCTA ATGCTAACTCTCCAGAGGGACAAGGATTCTGTCAGGCTGGATTCAGTATTGACTTTGTCAAg AATAACAGGGTGGTTGTTGGAGGCCCTGGTAGTTTCTATTGGCAAGGTAAGTGA